TGCGGCTTGAAGGCCATGTCAGCATTCTCAGCAAGATCATCCGCAGGGAGATTCAAACCATGTAAGAGTTCGTGCACGATACGCAGCTCGAGCAAACCAATTTTTTCGTCACCGGTGACGATTATACTTATCATATCATCCGTATTCGATTGAGAATCTGGGCCACTGATCGCCCCACCTGCATAACTCGATATCTCATCTATGTGCTGATGATAGTCCATGATGAAGATCTTCCCAGGTTCAGCAGGCATAATTATCGCCCATCGTTTTCCATCTTCATCCTCAAAATCCACCAATCGATGAGGCTCATTCAGAACATTTTCGACGCTGACCGGGTTCGTAACAGCATTTTCCCACTCATCGACTCTCCAATTTTCTGAAACACGCCTTAAAGCCTTTGAAACTAATTCTTGAATGCTGCTTTCAATTACAATCTTCATCTGCGATGCACCATCTGATATTTGCACTGTCCTTAGCTCGCTCCGCCTTTCCCTGGTTTACCCCCATCTCGATATGGAAGCGGGACATACTCGACGCTCGGACGCCTGCCTGGTGGCTGTGGGTAGAGCTCCATCAGTGCATACACCTCTTCGGGCAGCCCATCTCTTACTGGGATTCCCAGTTCTTTTGCGTGTTCAAGCGTTATCGGGTAGTCATGCGTCCACTTTCCGGTCGTGAGTGCATCTGCGATCTCTTCTGCACGGGCTTCACCCACTCGATCAAGTATGAGATCTCGGACAAAGTCATGAACCTGCTTCAGTGCCTTCCTCGATACATCGGCAAGGATCAGCGTCTCATCATCTATCTCATTCTTATCCTTCTCATCGATGACTGTAAGAATCGATGCTGCGGGGTACTTTCCAAGTTGCGGATCCACAGGACCCAACACCGCGTTCTCATCCATTATGACCTCATCAGCCGCCAGTGCAAGAAGCGTTCCGCCAGACATTGCATAATGGGGCACGAAGACCCTCACCGGGGCGTTATGTTTCCTGA
This genomic window from Candidatus Syntrophoarchaeum caldarius contains:
- a CDS encoding protein containing DUF114, which produces MRSVVNEDLIGNIGSLFWIFLMFAMLMPLFKQKMLDVARLNLIRSMEKKRKSRIITLIHRQEAMAFLGFPIFKYIDIEDSEQVLRAIRLTPDDMPIDLILHTPGGLVLAAEQIAFALRKHNAPVRVFVPHYAMSGGTLLALAADEVIMDENAVLGPVDPQLGKYPAASILTVIDEKDKNEIDDETLILADVSRKALKQVHDFVRDLILDRVGEARAEEIADALTTGKWTHDYPITLEHAKELGIPVRDGLPEEVYALMELYPQPPGRRPSVEYVPLPYRDGGKPGKGGAS